Proteins encoded in a region of the Paucidesulfovibrio longus DSM 6739 genome:
- a CDS encoding acyl carrier protein — protein sequence MTEQEIIRTVNDALAAEFELDPAKLVPTANFNPDLGLDSLDAVDMVIVLEQAFGFKIRQDESIQSIRTLGDLHQFVIAKKNTVETAPAELTEVS from the coding sequence ATGACCGAACAGGAAATCATCCGGACCGTCAACGACGCGCTCGCCGCAGAGTTCGAGCTTGATCCGGCGAAACTGGTGCCCACGGCAAACTTCAATCCGGACCTCGGGCTGGACAGCCTCGATGCGGTGGACATGGTGATCGTGCTGGAGCAGGCCTTCGGGTTCAAGATCCGCCAGGACGAATCCATCCAGTCGATTCGCACACTGGGAGACCTGCACCAGTTCGTGATCGCCAAAAAGAACACGGTGGAAACCGCTCCGGCGGAACTGACCGAGGTCTCATGA
- the fabG gene encoding 3-oxoacyl-ACP reductase FabG, whose protein sequence is MPLALVTGGSSGIGAAIARQLASDGHDIWLNYRSNHAAANEVAGSITACGRSCRLLPFDVASYKETETVLGPLLREETPDVLVNNAGYARDGIMLLMSSADWQDVINVHLNGFFNVSRVVLPAMLRRRRGRVVNISSTSGETGVAGQTNYSAAKAGVIGATRSLAKEVARRGILVNAVAPGFIDTGMLEGLPLDEIKKQIPLGRIGSPEEVAGVVSFLCSPAASYVTGQVIGVNGGIHT, encoded by the coding sequence ATGCCGCTCGCACTCGTCACCGGAGGCAGTTCCGGGATCGGGGCCGCTATCGCCCGACAGCTCGCTTCCGATGGCCATGACATCTGGCTGAACTACCGCTCCAACCATGCTGCGGCCAACGAAGTGGCCGGAAGCATCACCGCATGCGGCCGCAGTTGTCGCCTGCTGCCCTTTGACGTCGCCTCCTACAAAGAGACGGAGACAGTGCTGGGGCCCCTTCTCCGAGAAGAAACGCCGGATGTACTCGTGAACAACGCCGGGTACGCCCGGGACGGTATCATGCTGCTCATGAGCTCTGCCGACTGGCAGGACGTGATCAACGTCCACCTGAACGGCTTCTTCAACGTCAGCCGAGTGGTGCTGCCCGCAATGCTTCGCAGGCGTCGGGGACGGGTGGTGAACATTTCCTCCACTTCCGGTGAAACAGGCGTGGCCGGACAGACCAACTATTCCGCGGCAAAGGCGGGAGTCATCGGAGCCACGCGTTCTCTCGCCAAAGAGGTCGCCCGGCGCGGAATCCTTGTGAACGCCGTGGCTCCCGGCTTCATCGACACCGGAATGCTTGAGGGCCTTCCTTTGGATGAAATCAAAAAACAAATCCCCCTCGGGCGAATCGGCTCTCCCGAAGAAGTCGCCGGCGTGGTCTCCTTTCTCTGCTCACCAGCCGCCTCGTACGTGACGGGCCAGGTCATCGGGGTCAACGGCGGCATCCACACCTGA
- a CDS encoding ATP-binding protein, whose protein sequence is MPLPTNIVRALYRKSDIPGYRDNPLIEALPPMLTMEQCKLALKGTAPLPPKDALGDGRQRAHIVSSLLDDFFQPLGEHLQLEERLSIMIRRGYVGRNLNDGTLNTQLQNGYERVMQGDLNVYRFQQAESTARSLSLIGCSGSGKTSTLNRILATYPQAIYHEQYNFKQVTYLKVDCPHDGSLKSLCIQFFRALDRVLQTDFERRYTRKRHGIETLLALMSQTANACGVGVLVIDEIQHLSRHRSGGVEKMLNFFVTLVNTIGLPVVFVGTPKARPIFEMDLRSGRRGAGFGALLWEPMRAWTRESPGGRSARSPEWVAFSNQLWKYQWLKKREEILSDEIRDCWYDLTQGVLDIVVKLFVLAQLRAIVTRSERITPKLLRTVYDDELKPVHPMLGALRSGDPQRIAEYSDLTLPGIDGRILELSTAISQAAVELPEPLPYAGNEQAIRLHELLVSMDCDPTRVVPLVEQAVLEHPALSFQKLIPIVLEWYNDREEHTPRQPTKRIPEKEWDALDPTDIRHVFAQGEDKSMHLRLSSCGYIFNVEGWMGKVG, encoded by the coding sequence ATGCCACTGCCAACCAACATCGTCCGGGCTCTTTACCGGAAATCCGACATCCCGGGCTACAGGGACAACCCGCTTATTGAGGCCCTCCCCCCAATGCTGACCATGGAGCAGTGCAAGCTGGCTCTGAAGGGTACCGCGCCTTTGCCCCCAAAGGATGCCTTGGGGGACGGTCGCCAGAGGGCCCACATTGTCTCTTCTCTTTTAGACGACTTTTTTCAACCGCTCGGTGAACATCTGCAGCTTGAAGAGCGCCTTTCGATCATGATCCGGCGCGGGTATGTCGGCCGAAACCTAAACGACGGCACCTTGAACACTCAGCTTCAGAACGGTTACGAACGGGTCATGCAGGGGGATCTTAACGTCTACCGCTTTCAGCAAGCCGAATCGACGGCACGTAGCCTGTCTCTCATCGGCTGCTCTGGAAGCGGAAAGACTTCGACGCTCAATCGCATTCTCGCCACTTACCCCCAGGCCATTTACCACGAGCAATATAATTTCAAGCAGGTCACTTATCTCAAGGTGGACTGTCCCCACGACGGCTCTCTCAAGAGCCTTTGCATCCAATTTTTTCGAGCCTTGGACCGAGTACTTCAGACGGATTTCGAGCGCAGATACACGCGGAAACGTCACGGCATTGAGACGTTGCTGGCCCTGATGAGCCAAACGGCCAACGCCTGCGGCGTAGGTGTTCTGGTGATCGACGAGATACAGCATCTCAGCCGTCATCGCTCGGGCGGGGTCGAGAAGATGCTCAACTTCTTTGTCACCCTGGTCAACACAATCGGACTTCCTGTTGTATTCGTTGGGACGCCAAAAGCGCGCCCCATTTTTGAGATGGACCTGCGATCCGGCAGACGAGGTGCAGGGTTTGGCGCCCTGCTCTGGGAACCCATGAGGGCGTGGACTAGAGAAAGCCCAGGAGGCAGATCAGCGAGAAGTCCCGAATGGGTTGCGTTCTCAAATCAGCTTTGGAAGTACCAGTGGCTCAAAAAACGGGAAGAAATACTCAGCGACGAGATCAGAGACTGCTGGTACGACCTTACGCAAGGGGTGCTTGATATTGTTGTCAAGCTGTTCGTCCTTGCCCAATTGCGGGCTATCGTGACCCGCTCGGAACGCATCACGCCAAAGCTGCTCAGAACGGTATACGACGATGAGCTCAAACCCGTACACCCCATGCTGGGTGCCCTGCGTTCTGGCGACCCGCAGCGTATCGCCGAATACTCAGACTTGACTTTGCCTGGTATTGATGGCCGGATTTTGGAGCTCTCCACCGCCATATCCCAGGCAGCGGTCGAATTACCAGAACCTTTGCCCTATGCAGGAAACGAGCAGGCCATCAGACTTCACGAACTGCTGGTGTCGATGGACTGCGATCCCACAAGAGTGGTCCCACTTGTTGAGCAAGCCGTTCTGGAACATCCGGCCCTGTCATTCCAGAAACTCATCCCCATAGTGCTCGAATGGTATAACGACAGGGAAGAACATACGCCTCGACAGCCAACGAAGCGCATCCCGGAAAAAGAATGGGATGCCCTTGATCCAACCGACATTCGCCACGTTTTCGCCCAAGGTGAAGACAAATCTATGCATTTGCGCCTATCGAGCTGCGGCTACATCTTCAACGTCGAGGGTTGGATGGGAAAGGTGGGGTAA
- a CDS encoding phytoene desaturase family protein, translating to MRYEAVVVGGGISGMTSALILARRGMRVALVERDHRLAPVLRGFRRNGLRFDTGLHYTGGLGPNGPLLRYFLHLGILPGLELKPYPEDGFDELRFRDTGLAFLQPFGRERFEEALNRSFPGNGDAIKAYFQELDREWADSPYLNPERSFPDEPLSLAHDERSLLGFLDRLTRDDALKAVLSAHSILYGVPPERALLRVHAQVAGSYLHAVHGISGGGLALTRRYEERIAEHDVALFLGRQARRLCFDSAGNLAGLRLDNGEELYTARCVFTAPPASLPGMTPETVFRPGYRKRMRGLRNCHSSAMLFGRLRRTPDALRRRNILEFPTSDPRTMYPAPGRLDDSPVFLGRAGEQGEMTAMICVPEEVREEWLTESGRRTKEYSHYKEGLRTRFLDILVRRFPEVAETLEPMDFATPLTFRDFGCLPRGGIYGAEHAAGQYPVLPMTKVEGLVLAGQSVIAPGVLGAVISAYVACGILVGRETLRKEVLACS from the coding sequence ATGCGATACGAAGCGGTCGTTGTCGGCGGAGGAATTTCGGGCATGACATCCGCGCTTATCCTGGCGCGGCGCGGCATGCGCGTCGCCCTGGTGGAACGCGATCATCGGCTTGCCCCGGTCCTGCGCGGATTCCGGCGCAACGGCCTGCGCTTCGACACTGGCCTGCACTACACCGGCGGCCTGGGACCGAACGGTCCTCTGCTGCGCTATTTCCTGCACCTGGGGATCCTCCCCGGCCTGGAACTCAAGCCCTATCCCGAGGACGGCTTCGACGAACTGCGCTTCCGGGATACGGGCCTCGCCTTTTTGCAGCCCTTCGGCCGCGAACGTTTTGAAGAAGCGTTGAACCGCAGCTTTCCCGGCAACGGTGATGCGATCAAGGCCTACTTTCAGGAACTGGACCGGGAGTGGGCAGACTCACCTTATCTCAACCCGGAACGTTCCTTCCCGGACGAACCTCTGTCGCTGGCGCACGACGAGCGGTCCCTGCTCGGATTCCTGGACCGCCTTACCCGCGACGACGCCCTCAAGGCGGTTCTGAGCGCACACTCCATCCTCTACGGAGTCCCGCCTGAACGGGCCCTGTTACGTGTGCACGCCCAGGTGGCGGGATCGTATCTCCACGCCGTCCACGGCATCTCCGGCGGCGGGCTCGCCCTGACGCGGCGATACGAGGAGCGCATCGCCGAACACGACGTCGCGCTTTTCCTGGGACGGCAAGCTCGGCGGCTTTGCTTCGATTCCGCCGGGAACCTAGCCGGGCTGCGCCTTGACAACGGAGAGGAACTCTACACGGCAAGGTGCGTATTCACGGCCCCTCCGGCCTCCCTGCCGGGGATGACCCCGGAGACCGTCTTCCGCCCGGGCTATAGGAAACGCATGCGCGGCCTACGCAACTGCCACTCCTCGGCCATGCTCTTCGGCAGATTGCGCCGCACGCCGGATGCGCTGCGCAGACGAAACATCCTTGAATTCCCCACCAGTGACCCGCGCACCATGTACCCCGCGCCAGGGAGGCTGGACGACTCTCCCGTATTCCTCGGCCGGGCGGGAGAACAAGGCGAAATGACGGCCATGATCTGCGTCCCCGAAGAGGTTCGAGAAGAATGGCTGACGGAATCCGGTCGACGCACGAAGGAATATTCCCACTATAAAGAGGGCCTGCGAACCCGGTTTCTGGACATTCTCGTCCGCCGATTCCCGGAGGTCGCGGAGACGCTGGAACCGATGGATTTCGCCACGCCCCTGACCTTTCGGGACTTCGGCTGCCTCCCCCGCGGCGGAATTTACGGTGCGGAGCATGCAGCCGGTCAGTACCCGGTCCTGCCTATGACCAAAGTCGAAGGACTGGTTCTCGCCGGGCAGTCCGTCATCGCCCCTGGGGTTCTGGGTGCCGTAATCTCCGCCTATGTGGCCTGCGGCATCCTGGTCGGCCGGGAAACCCTTCGCAAAGAGGTGCTCGCATGCAGCTGA
- a CDS encoding beta-ketoacyl-[acyl-carrier-protein] synthase family protein gives MQLKRVVVTGMGAVSPYGIGVEALWEGASSGQSALRALPGLEEVGGLRPRVGGIVPDLDAKQIPRQQRRSMSPMSIFALFATQQALKDADAEVDSFEAARLGLTLGSTTGGPTALEEFFRSYFAEGGITSIRSTHFFKVMNHSAASNVAQALRITGRVAAPSAACATAVHALIQGYEAIAGGWQDAMLCGGTEEFHPLTVSTFDIMEAASHHFNDRPDAASRPFDADRDGVVCSEGCGMLLLESLDSARDRGARILGEIVGTGMNTDPSSVANPDYGSIRTCMALALDSAGLGPGDIDLVNAHATSTPAGDRAEAAAIRELFGSRTPVVSYKGYLGHTLAASGALETILGIRGAREGKLLPNCNLDRVDDECAGINLPVTSGELSVRHFIKNSFGLGGMNASLVLRSYE, from the coding sequence ATGCAGCTGAAGCGGGTCGTGGTCACGGGCATGGGTGCGGTCTCCCCCTATGGTATCGGAGTCGAAGCCCTCTGGGAGGGCGCCTCCAGCGGACAAAGCGCCTTGCGCGCCCTGCCGGGACTCGAGGAGGTGGGCGGTCTGAGGCCGCGCGTTGGCGGCATTGTCCCCGACCTGGATGCGAAACAAATTCCCCGCCAGCAGCGCCGCTCCATGTCCCCCATGTCGATCTTCGCCCTTTTCGCCACGCAGCAGGCCCTGAAGGATGCGGACGCGGAAGTGGACTCTTTTGAGGCGGCCCGCCTGGGGCTCACCCTCGGCAGCACCACGGGCGGCCCCACGGCCCTGGAGGAGTTCTTCCGCAGCTATTTCGCCGAAGGGGGCATCACCAGCATCCGTTCCACCCACTTCTTCAAGGTCATGAACCACTCCGCCGCCAGCAACGTGGCCCAGGCCCTGAGAATCACCGGCCGAGTCGCGGCCCCGTCCGCAGCATGCGCCACTGCGGTGCATGCTCTGATCCAGGGATATGAAGCAATCGCCGGCGGGTGGCAGGACGCGATGCTTTGCGGAGGAACCGAGGAGTTCCACCCCCTCACGGTCAGCACCTTCGACATCATGGAAGCGGCGTCCCATCACTTCAACGACCGCCCCGACGCGGCGTCCCGTCCTTTCGATGCGGACCGCGACGGCGTGGTCTGCTCCGAAGGATGCGGCATGCTGCTCCTGGAGTCCCTGGACAGCGCACGGGACCGGGGAGCGCGCATCCTGGGGGAGATCGTCGGGACGGGCATGAACACGGACCCCTCCAGCGTGGCCAACCCGGACTACGGCTCCATCCGAACCTGCATGGCGCTGGCTCTCGACTCCGCAGGACTCGGCCCCGGAGACATCGACCTCGTCAACGCACACGCCACCTCCACGCCCGCAGGCGACCGGGCCGAGGCCGCAGCGATTCGCGAGCTATTCGGCTCGCGCACGCCTGTGGTCAGCTACAAGGGCTATCTCGGCCATACCCTCGCCGCCTCCGGAGCCCTGGAAACCATTCTTGGCATTCGCGGGGCCAGAGAAGGCAAACTCCTGCCGAACTGCAACCTCGACCGCGTCGACGACGAGTGCGCCGGGATCAACCTGCCCGTCACCTCCGGGGAGCTTTCGGTACGACATTTCATCAAAAACAGTTTTGGCCTGGGAGGAATGAACGCCTCTCTGGTCCTGAGGAGCTACGAATGA
- a CDS encoding beta-ketoacyl-[acyl-carrier-protein] synthase family protein has product MHQVVITGIGLVSCLGIGVDAVGESLRKGRSGIVVDAERAALGFQSALTGRISGFDPQEYLSRKQRKTMPDFAIQAHTAAMEAIGMSGLAPEDLQNDQSGLIFGSDSSCLAATNQVERLRECGETRLIGSGLLFQSMTSTITMNLNTILGTRGACWTLSGACASGGHAVGQAADLIALGRQERMLCGGAQEINWQSMCSFDGLGAFSKRMHAPHQASRPFDASRDGLVPSGGAAALLLEQRDLAEKRGARILGTIAGYGFSSDGGSISVPSDTGLAAAMHNALRSAGLSPGEIDYLCAHATSTPAGDGAEARNIHAVFGELRPRISALKGLTGHEFWMAGAAQVAYTTIMRQQGFTAASANFETPDEHSAGLNILTEADTTPPTLALCNAAGFGGTNSSLVLRFS; this is encoded by the coding sequence ATGCATCAAGTCGTCATCACTGGCATAGGCCTGGTCTCCTGTCTTGGCATCGGCGTAGATGCCGTGGGCGAATCCCTGCGCAAAGGGCGCAGCGGCATTGTCGTCGATGCCGAAAGAGCCGCTTTGGGCTTTCAGAGCGCATTGACCGGACGCATTTCCGGATTCGACCCGCAGGAATACCTTTCCCGAAAACAGCGCAAGACCATGCCTGACTTCGCCATCCAGGCGCACACCGCCGCGATGGAGGCCATTGGGATGTCCGGCCTCGCCCCCGAAGACCTGCAAAACGACCAGAGCGGTCTGATTTTCGGTTCGGACTCCAGCTGCCTGGCAGCGACGAATCAGGTCGAGCGGCTGCGGGAGTGCGGCGAGACCCGCCTGATCGGCAGCGGCCTGCTCTTCCAATCCATGACTTCGACCATCACCATGAATCTGAATACGATTCTGGGGACGAGAGGTGCCTGTTGGACCCTTAGCGGAGCCTGCGCCAGCGGAGGCCACGCCGTGGGCCAGGCTGCGGACCTGATCGCCTTGGGACGCCAGGAAAGGATGCTCTGTGGCGGCGCTCAGGAAATCAACTGGCAGTCCATGTGCAGTTTTGACGGGCTCGGTGCGTTCTCCAAGCGCATGCACGCCCCGCATCAGGCCTCCCGCCCCTTCGACGCCTCGCGGGACGGGCTCGTGCCGAGCGGGGGGGCCGCCGCCCTGCTGCTGGAACAACGAGATCTGGCGGAGAAGCGCGGAGCACGGATTCTCGGCACCATAGCGGGCTACGGTTTTTCCTCGGACGGAGGCAGCATTTCCGTCCCCAGCGACACAGGCTTGGCCGCAGCCATGCACAACGCCCTTCGAAGCGCCGGGCTCTCGCCCGGGGAGATCGACTATCTCTGCGCCCACGCCACCTCCACGCCCGCCGGGGATGGAGCCGAAGCGCGGAACATCCACGCCGTCTTCGGCGAATTGCGCCCACGCATCTCCGCGCTCAAAGGACTCACCGGCCATGAATTCTGGATGGCCGGTGCCGCGCAGGTGGCCTACACGACTATCATGCGCCAGCAAGGCTTCACGGCTGCAAGCGCCAACTTCGAGACCCCGGACGAACATTCCGCAGGCCTGAACATCCTCACCGAGGCGGACACCACGCCTCCAACCCTGGCCCTCTGCAATGCCGCAGGCTTCGGTGGAACGAACTCCTCCCTTGTTCTGAGGTTTTCGTGA
- a CDS encoding Tn7-like element transposition protein TnsE — translation MPSYQLRGIVPDTRIQAIGQLFKSMQDSTWTVSIQFRPTQNKRTLTLSQGPILYRKSLLNSTTEQKQGGWEQDFSIEDTSDWEERQIKDCPIMGCRNRWDGDQFCFVFPIEGQKTVYLPEFELARALFFHDGYLARTSLTSNALNLEFDIQTDEDSNSALVNVLPSSGYTLRHLNDPRSRETLAWILLDHDARTAFESIGNAQLLQGRNRGTNRVWDFRFSPPPLPGASFGVRGQFDKQTGTLFVYKIDKIQNVQANVPTNIIFEHPDFKHPVRPDGPGESPIPIRPQGSLEIDDDTSPNVNTLTTIINSANMSIDFSNPFTTTKRTSKTKITPYGKPGEGRPVNGNFIVSTDEAVAGEELASADWNNLNDDSHNGHLFDNKFSVFMRLIQTLTQRHGCRLLGKNVYPLPPIARCTKHLLANGDPRCIAVAYISAHNYFVRLLEVDTSDAATSLSTQLVRASHPTRWPRDLEQITSQLVKRSLSWPTDLLKSLYGRDGHQGIPHPQTPSNNKGILTAESISSWAERVAGWIKRVY, via the coding sequence ATGCCCAGCTACCAACTGCGAGGTATTGTCCCCGATACCCGTATCCAGGCAATCGGCCAGCTCTTCAAATCCATGCAGGATTCAACTTGGACGGTAAGCATACAGTTCCGCCCGACACAGAACAAACGTACCCTGACGCTTTCACAAGGTCCGATACTCTATCGCAAAAGCCTGCTGAATTCGACAACGGAACAGAAACAGGGAGGATGGGAGCAAGACTTCTCCATCGAAGACACTTCTGACTGGGAAGAACGACAAATCAAGGATTGCCCCATCATGGGTTGCCGCAACAGGTGGGACGGGGATCAGTTTTGCTTTGTTTTCCCGATTGAAGGACAGAAAACCGTCTATCTTCCCGAATTTGAGCTGGCCAGGGCGCTGTTTTTTCATGACGGCTACCTGGCGCGCACCTCACTGACATCCAACGCATTGAATCTGGAGTTCGACATTCAGACTGACGAGGATTCGAATTCGGCATTGGTCAATGTCCTGCCTTCTTCCGGCTACACTCTGCGACATCTCAATGACCCACGAAGCAGGGAAACCCTGGCCTGGATCCTCCTTGACCACGATGCGCGTACCGCATTCGAGAGCATTGGCAACGCCCAGCTCCTTCAGGGGCGAAATCGTGGAACAAACCGAGTCTGGGATTTCCGTTTCAGCCCTCCTCCACTGCCGGGAGCGTCATTTGGGGTACGCGGCCAGTTCGATAAGCAGACGGGCACGCTTTTCGTCTACAAAATAGACAAAATTCAGAATGTTCAGGCGAATGTACCCACGAATATCATCTTCGAGCATCCCGATTTCAAGCATCCGGTGCGCCCCGACGGCCCTGGCGAGTCCCCTATACCGATCAGACCACAAGGCAGCCTTGAAATTGATGATGATACGTCACCAAATGTAAACACCCTTACCACCATCATCAACAGCGCCAACATGAGCATTGATTTCAGCAATCCCTTCACAACGACCAAACGAACCAGCAAGACGAAAATCACGCCCTACGGAAAACCTGGTGAAGGACGGCCTGTGAATGGGAACTTCATCGTCAGCACGGATGAGGCTGTAGCAGGAGAAGAACTGGCCAGTGCTGACTGGAACAACCTCAACGACGACTCTCACAACGGACACCTATTCGATAATAAATTCAGTGTCTTCATGCGTTTGATCCAAACATTGACCCAGCGGCACGGCTGCCGCCTGTTAGGCAAAAACGTTTACCCGCTACCTCCAATTGCACGCTGCACAAAACATCTGCTGGCCAATGGAGACCCACGGTGCATTGCTGTCGCATACATTTCTGCACATAATTATTTTGTTCGCCTGCTCGAAGTAGACACATCTGATGCTGCGACGTCGCTCTCAACTCAGCTTGTGCGTGCATCTCATCCCACTCGTTGGCCGCGTGATTTAGAGCAAATAACCAGCCAACTTGTTAAGCGCTCTCTCAGTTGGCCAACAGACCTGCTCAAGTCGCTCTACGGACGAGATGGGCATCAGGGCATCCCTCATCCACAGACCCCCTCCAACAACAAGGGCATCCTCACGGCAGAGTCCATCTCTAGCTGGGCTGAACGTGTGGCTGGCTGGATAAAACGCGTATACTAG
- a CDS encoding TnsD family Tn7-like transposition protein translates to MTERIRELLAIPPGISPTLDQWSQFYAAMAADYGCSAGRHMKHDQILDKLYSTWSTRWLESMGLQMNDSPPHWLQGIFRKHRKAFSYLEHLTVLEVFMGREWNLQDILRLVSQFPKVRKPITAPPAQPDRLSREVLAKRKAWRTLLNRYGVKQARLHGGQAVYAALYRCDRAWLLQINKTHQASLRRRPQRVDWPRRDQEFYVRLCDIRKTENLSANKLRRSRRWYLTRLGPMTTITKNMARLPLTSSFLDQHAETVSQYQVRRIYTAIQTLSANHLPLKRWRILRASGLSDLRLQQAARELLDKVK, encoded by the coding sequence ATGACCGAACGCATTCGAGAGCTTCTCGCCATACCTCCGGGGATTTCCCCCACCCTTGACCAGTGGAGCCAATTCTATGCAGCCATGGCCGCTGATTACGGATGCTCTGCGGGGCGGCACATGAAGCACGATCAGATCTTGGACAAGCTTTATTCCACTTGGTCAACACGTTGGCTCGAGAGCATGGGCCTTCAGATGAACGACTCTCCTCCGCACTGGCTCCAAGGCATCTTCAGAAAGCATCGCAAGGCGTTCAGCTACTTGGAGCACCTCACCGTGCTGGAAGTCTTCATGGGACGGGAATGGAACCTCCAGGACATTCTGCGGTTGGTGTCACAATTCCCCAAGGTCCGAAAGCCGATTACTGCGCCCCCTGCTCAGCCGGATCGCTTAAGCAGGGAGGTCTTGGCCAAGCGTAAGGCATGGCGAACTCTCCTGAATCGGTATGGAGTCAAACAGGCACGCCTCCATGGGGGGCAAGCCGTTTACGCAGCTCTGTATCGTTGCGACAGAGCGTGGTTGCTTCAAATCAACAAAACCCACCAAGCGAGCCTGCGCCGCCGCCCCCAGCGAGTGGACTGGCCCCGCCGCGACCAGGAATTCTACGTGCGGCTATGCGACATCAGAAAGACGGAAAACTTGTCTGCCAATAAACTGCGGCGTTCCAGGCGCTGGTATCTGACGCGGCTGGGGCCGATGACCACGATCACGAAAAACATGGCGCGACTCCCGCTCACATCCTCCTTTCTTGATCAACACGCCGAAACTGTTTCACAATATCAAGTCCGTCGTATTTATACAGCCATACAGACCCTGTCAGCCAACCATCTGCCTCTCAAACGTTGGCGGATACTTCGCGCTTCGGGTTTAAGCGATCTCCGTCTTCAACAAGCCGCGCGAGAACTTCTCGATAAGGTGAAATAA